The proteins below come from a single Leptospiraceae bacterium genomic window:
- a CDS encoding DUF3341 domain-containing protein has protein sequence MYLPKKEQFHFYEETSSGVFGLFDEPEQILEAARQTRDKKYYVGFDCLTPFPVHGLDDAMGLPRSGIPWITFVMGIVGCSFGFGYQYLTHVIDWPINFSGKAYNAWPAFIPVTFEMTIFMAGISSALALFFFSRVPVLGRKILHKDITSHKFALWIPATAPGYKEADTVNFIKSLGATDVTVVKG, from the coding sequence ATGTATTTACCTAAGAAAGAACAATTTCATTTTTACGAAGAAACTTCTTCAGGAGTATTCGGACTCTTTGATGAGCCAGAACAAATCCTAGAAGCAGCAAGACAAACAAGAGACAAAAAATACTATGTTGGATTTGATTGTCTCACTCCTTTTCCGGTTCATGGACTAGACGATGCAATGGGTCTTCCTCGTTCAGGAATCCCTTGGATTACGTTTGTAATGGGCATTGTTGGTTGTAGTTTTGGTTTTGGATACCAGTATCTTACGCACGTGATCGACTGGCCTATCAACTTTTCTGGTAAGGCATACAATGCATGGCCAGCTTTTATTCCTGTGACATTTGAGATGACAATCTTTATGGCAGGGATTAGCTCTGCGCTTGCATTATTTTTCTTCTCTCGTGTTCCAGTTTTAGGAAGAAAAATTTTACATAAAGACATTACCAGCCACAAGTTTGCACTTTGGATTCCTGCAACCGCACCAGGTTATAAGGAAGCGGATACAGTCAACTTTATTAAATCTTTGGGCGCGACTGACGTGACCGTAGTAAAAGGGTAA